In the genome of Paraburkholderia azotifigens, the window GCGCCCATGTGTGTTCGGCCGCTGCCGTTAGCGAGGACGCTGTCCCGCAGACGGTGATACCCAGTTCATCAGCGGCTTCAATATCGATTGCCGCGTTCCAAGGGCCCGTACTTGCCAACAACTTGAGGTTCTTGAGTCTCGATAGAACGCTCCTCGGAAACCAGGTCCGTTCCCGCATTACACATAGTATGTCGTATGGCTGAAGCCGTTCGACCAGAGCATCTTCGTCGTCGATATGGTCTGTGAAGACCGTGATGTCAGCGCTCTTGCGCAGGCTGTCCCAGTTTCCGAACTGCAATGAGGTGTTCTGGAAGTCATCGAGGATTGCGATTTTGTGCATAGGTAACTTTACTGTTGATGCCGGATGGGCAACTGCGCATCCGGCGGGCCGTTCAAAGTTGACGATCGCTGCTACTGGCTAGCTTGCTGGCAATATCTCATCAGCTCAGGATGTCTTGATAGCCTTGGGCTTGAATCCCACGAACATGACGATGATTCCGAGAAACAGTACTGCCGTCATCACGTAGAGGCCGCTATTTAGAGTCCCGGTCATTGTCTTAAGCCATCCAATGACGAATGGACTGCAGAACCCGCTGAGCAGACCAATGCAGTTCACGAACGCAATGCTTCCAGCCGCAGCGGGCGAACCATGAAGATAGTCGGCAGCGATTGACCAGATCAGCACATTTATCGCGAAGATGCCCACACAAGCGACAGTCAGCAACGCGATTGTCAATACCGCTGAACTCATTGACTGTGAGACAAGGAGAAGCGCTATCGCTCCGATCACGCCGGCGATAGTTGCGTGCCAGCGCCGCTCAAGCATCCGGTCGGAGTTTCTGCTGATTGTGACCATACCAATGGCGCCAATACCGTAGGGGATGGCTGATAGCCATCCGAGTTGCGAGAGGTTGGAGATGCCCGAGCTCTTCATGACGGTCGGCAGCCAGAAGGTGACCGAATAGGTACCGCAAACGAAAGCAAAATCGATGAAGGCAAGCATGTAGACCTTCGGGTCTGCTAGAGCCTGCGCAAGAGTTCCATGCCCGTGCTGGTTGTTCTTGTGTTTGCGCTCAGTTTCGACCCGAAACCCCTCTCGCAGCGTGTTCTTTTCGGCATCGGTCAGCCATTTGGCCTTGTCGATATTGTCGTCAAGTATGAACAGCGTAACAATGCCGAGGGCGACTGCAGGCAGAGCCTCGACAATGTAGAGCCATTGCCACCCGGCCATGTTTGCGACGTTCGCAAGCGCAGTCATCGCCCAACCTGAGACGGGGCCTCCGACCAGGCCGGCGATTGGGAAGCCAACCATGAAGCACGAGATGATGACGCCGCGCCGATTCTCAGGAAACCATGAACTGAGATAGAAAATCACGCCAGGAAAGAAGCCAGCTTCGAATACACCCAGCAGTAGCCGGACGATGTAGAACTCGGTGACGTTGGTGACAAATGCCGTGCAGGTTCCGACGATTCCCCAGCAAATCATGATTCGAGCGATGGTCTTTTTTGCACCCATGCGCTTCAGGAGCAGGGCGCTGGGTACTTCGAGGAGGCAATATGAGAGGAAAAAAATGCCCGCGCCTAGACCATACACGGCGTCACTAAAACCAAGGGCGTCCTGCATTTGCAGTTTCGCGAATCCAACGTTGATGCGGTCGAGAAATGCGACTACATAGCAAACGAAGAGCAGCGGCACGATTCGAAGTGCGACCCGGAGGTAAAGTCTACGTTCGTCTGCGCTCACTGCTGCTACGGGCGGCACTTCGTCTGATGACGCCGGAGTAGGTTCAAGAAAGGTCTGGCTCAATTGCTGTCTCCTGATTGTCCCGATTCGCCTGGCGCGAAAGGCCAACGTCCGAGAATCCTTGATGGAAGTGTGTGTGAAATGGAACTTCGGATGCAACGCCCGTCAATCACTTTCCTCGTGCAAAAGGTCGTCTGAACGTTCGCGTGCCGGAGGTTTTGTCAGCAGGTAGTTGTGCTCGCCGAGGCTGGGTGTATTGCCGGGCAAAGGTGGTCGTCGCCCGTCAAAGGAGACAGGCAGCGCTACGGTCGTGGTTCGGCCATCGGGCGTCTGGCGAAGAATGTCGAGCGACAAGGTCTGTTCGTCGTTGATCACGCAGTCGACTGTCTGTAGTGGACCACACGGAATCGATTCGGCCTCAAGCACCCGGAGCCAATCGCTCGTTGGTGCTTGAACAAACCTGGCTTCCAGAAGAGGAATGAGTGCCTTTCGGTTCAGGACCCGGTTGCCATTGGTTGAAAATCGGGGGTCATCGGCAAGCGAAGGGAGATCCATGACATCGCATAGGCGTCGATACAACGTGTCGTTTCCTGCCGCGACGAGGATTGCACCATCGGCACACGTGAAAACCTGATAGGGCACGATGTTCGGGCTACCGGAACCGATGCGGGCCGGCTCTGGACCACCGGCAAGGCAATCCGAAAGAGGCACCGTCATCCAGGCAAGAGCGGTCTCGTAAAGTGACACGTCGATAATCTGACCGCGTTCGGGGTCTCCACGGCCTTTGTCCCGGAGTGCGGCCAGGACGCCGATGACTGCCCACATGCCTGTGCCCATGTCATTGATTGAGACCGGGACGCGGCTGGGAGCATCGTCTGCGTGGCCCACGATGCTCATCATTCCACTGTACGCCTGTACTAGCGGGTCATAACCGGGCTTGCTTCGCAATGGGCCTGTGGCGCCGAAGGCTCCGAGGTTGCAATAGACAAGAGACGGACACAGCTCCGTCAAATCCTTCGCCCCCAGGCCGTAACGGTCGAGATTGCCTGGCTTCAGGTTCTGGAGGACCACGTCGGCATTGCCGACGATGAACTCTCGAATCAGTTTGG includes:
- a CDS encoding MFS transporter; its protein translation is MSQTFLEPTPASSDEVPPVAAVSADERRLYLRVALRIVPLLFVCYVVAFLDRINVGFAKLQMQDALGFSDAVYGLGAGIFFLSYCLLEVPSALLLKRMGAKKTIARIMICWGIVGTCTAFVTNVTEFYIVRLLLGVFEAGFFPGVIFYLSSWFPENRRGVIISCFMVGFPIAGLVGGPVSGWAMTALANVANMAGWQWLYIVEALPAVALGIVTLFILDDNIDKAKWLTDAEKNTLREGFRVETERKHKNNQHGHGTLAQALADPKVYMLAFIDFAFVCGTYSVTFWLPTVMKSSGISNLSQLGWLSAIPYGIGAIGMVTISRNSDRMLERRWHATIAGVIGAIALLLVSQSMSSAVLTIALLTVACVGIFAINVLIWSIAADYLHGSPAAAGSIAFVNCIGLLSGFCSPFVIGWLKTMTGTLNSGLYVMTAVLFLGIIVMFVGFKPKAIKTS